In the genome of Brockia lithotrophica, the window GATGTCACCGGCTGCTTCTAGGAAAATCTCGGCTTCACAGTCATCACCCCTCTCTATGCTATATCCAGCGTAGATCATTTCTTCCTTACCACCAGTTTTCCACTTCTTTTATTATCCTTTCATCTATATTTTTGCCGTCACCGTTAACACCTACCACTACGAAGCCTTCAAGCATCCTCGGGTATGTCGAGTAGTGAAGCTTCTTCGGGATAACCGCTACTTCTCTAAACATTAGGAATAGTTCATTATCCATCGGTGTCACTTCTTTTATCCTCGGACTGTCAAAAACCTCGGTTATCGTGAACTCCTTTCCTCTTATCGCGCCACTGTACTTGCCTTCTGCCAGGATCGCCTTGTACCTGTTCTCCCCCGGTTTTCCTACCGGGTCCAGGTAGCACGCCGTATCTACATCGTACTTCGACAAAAGGGCTTTAAGGTTGTTCTGCACAATCGTAATTAATATTCCTTGTGTTGCACCGTAAATAATTACGAAAGCGCAGACAGTTGACAAAAGAGAAAGTTTCGCAATACCATATGTTATAACCTCATGATATACTAAAATGGGAATTGATAAAGTTTCAACAAAAACAGTTATTCCGCCGAGCAATCCCAAGATTAAAGGAAGATGTTTTGTTTTTTTATGCAAAAGAAATCCGCCTAGCACACCGACTAAAATATTCAAAGACATTGTATAAATGTAAAAGATAAATTTTCCTCTTTCTTCTTGAATATATATGATATATCCAAATATTACAACGACCACGAAAAATAATGCTATCATGTAATAAGTAAACATAATAAATATTCTTCTTTTGTCCAAAACTATTCTCCTTTCTTTTTAAGTTATAGCATTCTTATATAAAGGTGCTATTTTAGAAAAAAATGCTACTTAAAACTTGACATAGGCTTCAATGACTTTTCCAGTGTTAGGGCAAAGTCGTAAGTAGTCATAGCTCCTTGGATTTCTAGACTCTTCGTGGAATAAAGCAGTGGGAGAACTCTGCCCTCTGGTGTAAATGTTGTCAAGTTTTCGATCATGTTGCCTACCTTTCCCATAACACCACCTACTTTGGACAAAAATCCGACCTTTCCCATAACACTACCTGCTTTGGACAAAAATCCGAGACCCGGAATTATACCAAGAGCATTTGATATTTGTGTAAGAATGTATGCCGTGTCCATCGGCTGATTAGATTTCTGACGTTGATATTCTGTATATACAAGAGAAACTGATGATGCTACTACTCCCACCATTGTGGCTCCCAACACCACCACAGCGGGAGCCCCTGCCAACCCTGCCCCTAAAGCAATAACTCCTGCTGCAAACCCTGCTACGCCCGCTATAACTGATATCCAGTCCCGCCCGAGGGGATCGATGAAAATTACGGGGTTGTCTGCAGCGAAAATGTAGGGGTTTAGGCTCAGAGGATCAAATATATCACTCGCTCTCCTGTCTTTGCTCACAAACCTCTTGATCTCCGGGCTGTAGTACCTAGCCCGCATGTAGTAAAGCCCGTTGGGGTCGGTCATTACTCCGTCCCGCCCGTTGTACAAAAACGGAGTCTGCGATTCACCCACGTGTCGCAAAAGTTCGCCGTACGGACCGTACCAGAAGCGATCGCGAACTTCTCCCAGAAAGCCGCTCAAGGTAATCATACTGCCTCGCAGGTCGTAATGGTAAGCACGGAACTCGCCGCCGCTTTCCTCTCCGATCAAACCGAGACCGTACACGTAGTACGTCTTTTCCCCGTTGTCATCCTCGCGTACGAGGACACGGCTCAGCCCCATTCCGGATCCA includes:
- a CDS encoding RHS repeat-associated core domain-containing protein gives rise to the protein MGLSRVLVREDDNGEKTYYVYGLGLIGEESGGEFRAYHYDLRGSMITLSGFLGEVRDRFWYGPYGELLRHVGESQTPFLYNGRDGVMTDPNGLYYMRARYYSPEIKRFVSKDRRASDIFDPLSLNPYIFAADNPVIFIDPLGRDWISVIAGVAGFAAGVIALGAGLAGAPAVVVLGATMVGVVASSVSLVYTEYQRQKSNQPMDTAYILTQISNALGIIPGLGFLSKAGSVMGKVGFLSKVGGVMGKVGNMIENLTTFTPEGRVLPLLYSTKSLEIQGAMTTYDFALTLEKSLKPMSSFK